The following are encoded in a window of Nilaparvata lugens isolate BPH chromosome 13, ASM1435652v1, whole genome shotgun sequence genomic DNA:
- the LOC111054982 gene encoding putative cystathionine gamma-lyase 2 isoform X1, which translates to MLCYALSVMAATTDKSPAPLFQKPLDAKFATKACLVGQHPEQWGYNDAVPPICLASTYKQAEPGVAKFDYSRSGNPNRDLLEQCLASLDSAKYGLCFSSGLGTLTAVMSLLESGDHVLCVDDLYGGTFRYFKHIASRFKLESSFLDASDPEKFVASMQPNTKIIWLESPTNPLLKVWDIEKICQLAKAKSKDVIVIVDNTFLTPYFQRPLELGADIALYSVTKYLNGHSDVVMGSLACNNKELYERLKFIQNSSGIVPSPFDCFLVNRSLKTLHLRMNEHMRSGLEVARFLESHPDVQKVLHPGLPSHPHHQLALRQWSGCSGMVSFYHKYGLNESKKFLQSLKVFMLAESLGGYESLAELPSVMTHASVPAETRAVLGITDNFIRLSVGLSAVPDLIDDLDQALRGMTKN; encoded by the exons ATGCTGTGTTATGCG TTGAGTGTAATGGCGGCAACAACGGACAAAAGCCCCGCCCCCCTGTTTCAGAAGCCCCTGGATGCGAAGTTTGCAACCAAAGCGTGCCTAGTGGGGCAACACCCCGAACAATGGGGTTACAATGACGCTGTGCCCCCCATATGTCTGGCATCCACATACAAGCAGGCCGAACCTGGGGTTGCT aAATTCGACTACTCCCGCAGCGGTAACCCGAACCGAGATCTTCTGGAGCAATGCCTAGCCAGCCTGGACTCCGCCAAGTATGGGTTGTGCTTTTCTTCAGGGCTGGGGACCCTGACAGCTGTCATGAGTCTGTTAGAGTCGGGAGACCACGTGCTATGTGTCGACGATCTCTATGGAGGCACTTTCAG GTATTTCAAGCACATCGCCTCTCGATTCAAGCTGGAATCTTCCTTTCTCGATGCTTCCGACCCTGAAAAGTTTGTGGCTTCCATGCAACCAAACACCAAA ATAATCTGGCTAGAAAGTCCAACAAACCCCCTGCTGAAAGTGTGGGATATTGAGAAGATCTGCCAGTTGGCCAAAGCCAAATCGAAAGATGTGATAGTTATAGTCGACAACACCTTCCTTACACCGTACTTCCAG agACCTCTAGAGCTTGGAGCCGATATCGCTCTATATTCTGTCACCAAGTATTTGAACGGCCATTCCGATGTGGTGATGGGATCATTAGCCTGCAACAATAAGGAGCTGTATGAACGACTGAAATTCATCCAGAATT CGTCCGGTATAGTGCCTTCACCGTTCGACTGTTTCCTAGTCAACCGTAGCCTGAAAACTCTGCACCTCCGAATGAACGAACACATGCGGTCTGGACTGGAGGTAGCCAGGTTCCTGGAGTCACATCCCGATGTACAGAAAGTGCTTCATCCTG GTCTTCCCTCTCACCCGCACCACCAGTTAGCATTGCGCCAATGGTCAGGCTGCAGTGGAATGGTGTCCTTCTACCACAAGTATGGTCTCAACGAGAGCAAAAAGTTCCTGCAAAGTCTTAAAGTATTCATGTTGGCCGAAAGTTTGGGCGGTTATGAGAGTTTGGCCGAATTACC GTCAGTGATGACCCATGCTTCAGTGCCTGCTGAAACCAGGGCGGTTCTGGGGATCACCGACAACTTCATCCGGCTCTCAGTCGGCCTATCAGCTGTGCCCGATCTCATTGATGACCTTGACCAAGCACTCAGGGGCATGACCAAGAATTAA
- the LOC111054982 gene encoding putative cystathionine gamma-lyase 2 isoform X2 yields MAATTDKSPAPLFQKPLDAKFATKACLVGQHPEQWGYNDAVPPICLASTYKQAEPGVAKFDYSRSGNPNRDLLEQCLASLDSAKYGLCFSSGLGTLTAVMSLLESGDHVLCVDDLYGGTFRYFKHIASRFKLESSFLDASDPEKFVASMQPNTKIIWLESPTNPLLKVWDIEKICQLAKAKSKDVIVIVDNTFLTPYFQRPLELGADIALYSVTKYLNGHSDVVMGSLACNNKELYERLKFIQNSSGIVPSPFDCFLVNRSLKTLHLRMNEHMRSGLEVARFLESHPDVQKVLHPGLPSHPHHQLALRQWSGCSGMVSFYHKYGLNESKKFLQSLKVFMLAESLGGYESLAELPSVMTHASVPAETRAVLGITDNFIRLSVGLSAVPDLIDDLDQALRGMTKN; encoded by the exons ATGGCGGCAACAACGGACAAAAGCCCCGCCCCCCTGTTTCAGAAGCCCCTGGATGCGAAGTTTGCAACCAAAGCGTGCCTAGTGGGGCAACACCCCGAACAATGGGGTTACAATGACGCTGTGCCCCCCATATGTCTGGCATCCACATACAAGCAGGCCGAACCTGGGGTTGCT aAATTCGACTACTCCCGCAGCGGTAACCCGAACCGAGATCTTCTGGAGCAATGCCTAGCCAGCCTGGACTCCGCCAAGTATGGGTTGTGCTTTTCTTCAGGGCTGGGGACCCTGACAGCTGTCATGAGTCTGTTAGAGTCGGGAGACCACGTGCTATGTGTCGACGATCTCTATGGAGGCACTTTCAG GTATTTCAAGCACATCGCCTCTCGATTCAAGCTGGAATCTTCCTTTCTCGATGCTTCCGACCCTGAAAAGTTTGTGGCTTCCATGCAACCAAACACCAAA ATAATCTGGCTAGAAAGTCCAACAAACCCCCTGCTGAAAGTGTGGGATATTGAGAAGATCTGCCAGTTGGCCAAAGCCAAATCGAAAGATGTGATAGTTATAGTCGACAACACCTTCCTTACACCGTACTTCCAG agACCTCTAGAGCTTGGAGCCGATATCGCTCTATATTCTGTCACCAAGTATTTGAACGGCCATTCCGATGTGGTGATGGGATCATTAGCCTGCAACAATAAGGAGCTGTATGAACGACTGAAATTCATCCAGAATT CGTCCGGTATAGTGCCTTCACCGTTCGACTGTTTCCTAGTCAACCGTAGCCTGAAAACTCTGCACCTCCGAATGAACGAACACATGCGGTCTGGACTGGAGGTAGCCAGGTTCCTGGAGTCACATCCCGATGTACAGAAAGTGCTTCATCCTG GTCTTCCCTCTCACCCGCACCACCAGTTAGCATTGCGCCAATGGTCAGGCTGCAGTGGAATGGTGTCCTTCTACCACAAGTATGGTCTCAACGAGAGCAAAAAGTTCCTGCAAAGTCTTAAAGTATTCATGTTGGCCGAAAGTTTGGGCGGTTATGAGAGTTTGGCCGAATTACC GTCAGTGATGACCCATGCTTCAGTGCCTGCTGAAACCAGGGCGGTTCTGGGGATCACCGACAACTTCATCCGGCTCTCAGTCGGCCTATCAGCTGTGCCCGATCTCATTGATGACCTTGACCAAGCACTCAGGGGCATGACCAAGAATTAA